The following coding sequences are from one Pelagovum sp. HNIBRBA483 window:
- a CDS encoding 2-oxo acid dehydrogenase subunit E2, with amino-acid sequence MSETIASPSVRVLAQEKGIDIDALAKKLGRTTIGREDLEGTTTPAAAAAAPAAGTSYWNVDHSQYGPVTEEPMSRFAKVASANLSAANQLIPQVTHHDRADVSGIEALRKAWKGEAIARGVKLTALAFHVKALARALREFPRFNASLSADGETLYLKDFVHIGIAVDTPHGLMVPVIRDADRKGLWQIAAEITDLASRAQARKIAPDEMGGASMSISNLGGLGGTAFTPIVNPPEVAILGITRTETITVWDGDTPRPVPMVPLDLSYDHRVINGADAARFMTYLAGLIADPRRMMI; translated from the coding sequence ATGTCCGAGACAATAGCCTCCCCCTCTGTGCGCGTTCTCGCGCAGGAAAAGGGGATTGATATCGACGCGCTCGCCAAGAAGCTGGGCCGCACGACCATCGGCCGTGAGGATCTGGAAGGCACCACCACCCCTGCGGCAGCGGCGGCGGCACCTGCGGCGGGGACGTCCTACTGGAACGTCGATCACAGCCAGTACGGGCCGGTGACAGAGGAGCCGATGAGCCGTTTTGCCAAGGTCGCCAGCGCGAACCTGTCAGCGGCCAACCAGCTCATCCCGCAAGTGACGCACCATGACCGCGCCGATGTCTCGGGCATCGAAGCGCTGCGCAAGGCATGGAAGGGCGAGGCCATCGCGCGGGGTGTCAAGCTCACCGCGCTGGCGTTCCACGTCAAAGCACTGGCGCGCGCTTTGCGGGAGTTCCCGCGCTTCAACGCCTCGCTGTCGGCGGATGGCGAAACCCTTTACCTTAAGGACTTCGTACATATCGGCATCGCGGTGGACACGCCGCACGGGCTGATGGTGCCGGTGATCCGCGATGCGGACCGCAAAGGACTGTGGCAAATCGCGGCAGAGATCACCGACCTCGCCAGCCGCGCGCAGGCCCGCAAAATCGCACCCGACGAGATGGGCGGCGCTTCGATGTCAATCTCCAACCTCGGTGGCTTGGGCGGCACGGCTTTCACGCCGATCGTCAATCCGCCGGAAGTGGCGATCCTCGGCATCACCCGCACCGAAACCATCACCGTATGGGACGGCGACACGCCGCGCCCCGTGCCGATGGTGCCGCTTGATCTGAGCTATGATCACCGTGTGATCAACGGGGCGGATGCCGCCCGTTTCATGACCTATCTGGCAGGCTTGATCGCTGATCCGCGCCGGATGATGATCTGA
- a CDS encoding biotin/lipoyl-containing protein codes for MPHDVIMPALGMAQDSGVLVRWIKQAGEPVAEGDALFEVETDKATMEVEAQAAGFLTNVTASEGQDVPVGRVIALISETAEGSTDAPATAAPSADAAPSADAAASDVPEGNAVIMPALGMAQDTGLIVSWQKEPGDKIAADDVLFEVETDKSTVEVPAGQDGYLAALLAEAGDDVPVGETVAIISSDAPANPMRRAYAAGAAAPAAPAPAEPAPTPAKAEATPAPAPAPARAPAPVVSGGKVLASPKARRLAAERGLDLNRLVSEGYPQPYHVKDLDTLAALPAPQTQTAAVAGVAAAARLTARAETDGFAAFASWAASEGGLTDGDSLLAGLGAASLRGDTADLVVAVERFGQSRQYVNPDLPRLGAAAASEDEAQADLIIRDIRGSRITSVATGAEAAPVLTIGNDGDGLSITLEYGGGQLAPAAAIALISEFAGRMEMPMRHLL; via the coding sequence ATGCCGCATGACGTCATCATGCCGGCTCTCGGCATGGCGCAAGACAGCGGCGTGCTCGTGCGCTGGATCAAACAGGCAGGTGAGCCTGTCGCGGAGGGGGATGCGCTCTTCGAGGTGGAAACCGACAAAGCCACGATGGAAGTCGAGGCACAAGCCGCCGGCTTCCTGACCAACGTCACCGCGTCCGAGGGGCAGGATGTGCCCGTGGGCCGAGTGATTGCGCTGATCTCCGAAACCGCCGAGGGCAGCACGGACGCTCCGGCGACCGCGGCGCCCAGCGCCGACGCAGCGCCTAGCGCGGACGCAGCGGCAAGCGATGTGCCCGAAGGTAACGCGGTGATCATGCCCGCACTGGGCATGGCGCAGGACACCGGTCTGATCGTTAGCTGGCAAAAAGAGCCAGGCGACAAGATCGCCGCGGATGATGTGCTGTTCGAAGTGGAAACCGACAAGAGCACCGTCGAAGTTCCGGCAGGGCAAGACGGCTATCTGGCCGCGCTCCTTGCCGAAGCCGGTGACGATGTGCCGGTGGGTGAAACGGTGGCGATCATTTCCAGTGACGCCCCAGCCAACCCGATGCGCCGCGCTTATGCGGCTGGTGCGGCGGCTCCTGCCGCGCCCGCACCGGCAGAACCGGCTCCCACGCCTGCAAAGGCAGAAGCCACTCCGGCACCCGCTCCGGCACCTGCAAGAGCGCCTGCGCCAGTGGTGAGCGGAGGCAAAGTTCTCGCCTCACCCAAGGCACGCCGCTTGGCGGCTGAACGCGGATTAGACCTGAACCGGCTCGTGAGCGAAGGCTATCCGCAGCCTTATCACGTCAAGGATCTCGACACCCTCGCCGCGCTTCCGGCACCACAAACGCAAACCGCTGCTGTGGCCGGTGTCGCTGCTGCCGCGCGCCTTACCGCGCGTGCAGAGACAGACGGCTTCGCCGCTTTCGCTAGCTGGGCCGCGTCCGAGGGCGGCCTCACCGATGGCGACAGCCTGCTGGCCGGTCTTGGCGCAGCGAGCCTGCGCGGTGATACAGCTGATCTGGTGGTCGCGGTTGAACGTTTCGGCCAAAGCCGCCAGTATGTGAACCCTGATCTTCCGCGCCTTGGCGCGGCGGCAGCCTCCGAGGACGAAGCCCAAGCGGATCTGATCATCCGTGACATCCGTGGCTCGCGGATTACCTCCGTTGCGACCGGTGCCGAGGCGGCACCAGTTCTGACCATCGGCAACGATGGCGACGGGCTGTCGATCACGCTCGAATACGGCGGCGGCCAGCTTGCTCCGGCAGCAGCCATCGCCCTGATTTCCGAATTCGCAGGCCGCATGGAAATGCCCATGCGCCACCTGCTCTGA
- a CDS encoding citryl-CoA lyase has translation MSDVADWWRTSIIDMEPGRIHLRGQPIQDLIGTVSFAEMIWLLVRGDRPTPAQARLFEAALVSAVDHGPQAPSIAVARMAVTCGLPLNNAMASAVNMLGDVHGGAGEQAVELYHFIEASNAPLPDALDDWIGAHGKIIPGFGHRFHKPVDPRAPRLMALVEEAVAAGACKGRFMEIGRGVEAEITQRKGQPLPMNIDGATAVIYAELGFAPPLARGLFCLSRSVGILAHAWEQTEQGGRNKGPTPPHYRWTYDGD, from the coding sequence ATGAGCGATGTGGCGGACTGGTGGCGCACCTCCATCATCGACATGGAGCCGGGACGGATTCACCTCCGTGGGCAGCCGATACAGGATCTCATTGGCACCGTTTCATTTGCCGAGATGATTTGGCTGCTGGTACGCGGGGATCGACCGACGCCAGCACAGGCGCGGCTCTTCGAGGCGGCGTTGGTTTCTGCCGTCGATCATGGGCCGCAAGCGCCGAGCATCGCGGTAGCGCGGATGGCCGTGACCTGCGGCTTGCCGCTGAACAACGCGATGGCGAGCGCGGTGAATATGCTGGGCGACGTGCATGGCGGCGCGGGCGAACAGGCGGTGGAGCTTTATCACTTCATTGAGGCGTCAAACGCCCCGCTGCCCGACGCGCTGGATGATTGGATCGGCGCGCATGGCAAGATCATCCCCGGCTTCGGGCATCGCTTCCACAAGCCCGTCGACCCCCGCGCACCGCGTCTCATGGCGCTGGTGGAAGAGGCCGTTGCCGCTGGAGCCTGCAAAGGCCGCTTCATGGAAATCGGGCGCGGAGTAGAGGCCGAGATCACGCAGCGCAAGGGCCAGCCCTTGCCGATGAATATTGATGGCGCGACGGCGGTGATCTATGCCGAGCTGGGCTTCGCCCCGCCGTTGGCGCGCGGGCTTTTCTGCCTGTCGCGGTCGGTGGGGATATTGGCCCATGCATGGGAGCAGACGGAGCAAGGCGGGCGGAACAAAGGCCCAACGCCGCCGCATTACCGATGGACATATGATGGTGACTAA
- a CDS encoding AbrB family transcriptional regulator, whose product MMVTKARDLAIAALCAWLGYMVFLWIGFPAAPLTGATAGITLAALAGLKADLPVPLRNACILGLGINIGTAVTPEVLQGMLAWPLSLAILTLCVLAILFASAALLQRLFGYDRQTAMLAAAPGHLSYVLGIALASGRDVPAIAVIQSIRVLILTLCVPPLISVVFGATGVSVLPENVMGLSSLLGTVLLSVPMALVFARIGVPAAWLIAGMVVSATGHGSGFTPGRLPDAMAVTALMAMGILIGSRFASVPARQLGRYILPGLMLTVVAIGMCLVGAGVALLMLGVPPGLLTVAFAPGGVEAMAAIALSLGYDPTFVAGHHVFRLLVLSVVMPLVVGRVGRQV is encoded by the coding sequence ATGATGGTGACTAAGGCGCGTGATTTGGCGATTGCGGCGCTCTGCGCTTGGCTGGGCTACATGGTCTTCCTGTGGATCGGCTTTCCTGCCGCACCGCTCACCGGCGCGACAGCGGGGATCACCCTTGCGGCGCTTGCGGGGCTGAAAGCCGATCTGCCCGTCCCGCTGCGCAATGCCTGCATTCTGGGCCTTGGCATCAACATCGGCACAGCGGTCACGCCGGAAGTGCTGCAAGGGATGCTGGCTTGGCCCTTAAGCCTCGCCATCCTGACCCTGTGCGTGTTGGCGATCCTGTTTGCCAGTGCAGCACTGCTACAGCGGCTTTTCGGCTACGATCGGCAAACAGCCATGCTCGCCGCCGCGCCGGGGCATCTGAGCTATGTGCTCGGTATCGCGCTGGCCTCGGGGCGGGATGTGCCGGCGATTGCTGTGATCCAGTCGATCCGTGTGCTGATCCTGACCCTCTGCGTACCGCCGCTGATCAGCGTTGTGTTTGGGGCGACAGGGGTGAGCGTTCTGCCCGAAAATGTGATGGGCCTGTCGTCACTTCTGGGCACGGTCTTGCTCTCCGTTCCAATGGCGCTTGTATTTGCGCGGATCGGGGTGCCTGCGGCATGGCTCATCGCAGGGATGGTCGTCAGCGCGACGGGACATGGCAGCGGCTTTACGCCGGGCCGTTTGCCGGATGCGATGGCCGTGACCGCACTGATGGCGATGGGTATCCTAATCGGCAGCCGCTTTGCCTCCGTCCCTGCGCGGCAGCTTGGCCGCTATATCCTGCCCGGCCTGATGCTCACGGTGGTCGCGATTGGCATGTGTTTGGTGGGGGCTGGGGTTGCCCTGCTTATGCTGGGCGTGCCACCTGGCTTGCTCACCGTCGCATTTGCGCCCGGTGGGGTCGAGGCGATGGCGGCGATTGCGCTCTCGCTCGGCTATGACCCCACGTTCGTTGCGGGGCATCATGTGTTTCGATTATTGGTGCTTTCTGTCGTCATGCCGCTTGTTGTTGGGCGGGTGGGGCGACAGGTGTAG
- a CDS encoding NAD-dependent succinate-semialdehyde dehydrogenase, which produces MDYTDLYINGSWSKGNGERFDVINPATEEVLASVASADIADADAALDAAEAAMADWAARTPRQRSEVLRKAWELMTAKLDHFAHLITLENGKARTDAMGEATYAAEFFRWFAEEAVRADGLITHAPASGARIMVQHKPAGLAVLVTPWNYPAAMGTRKIAPALAAGCGVIIKPASETPLTMLALMPLLEEAGVPAGLVNVLPSKRTGALVDHMLHDPRVRVVSFTGSTGVGRKLLHSAADQVLKPAMELGGNAPCIVFDDADMDTAIEGTMLAKMRNLGEACTAANRIYVHEDVAEEFTRRLTERMEALKVGDGTDPSVDVGPLVNADTRDKVAEFVADAVAKGAKVECGGSTPNGKGFFYPPTVLSNVPENAECVRDEIFGPVAAIQTFTDQEDVIRRANDTEYGLVAYVFSEDFKRALQVCERLDYGMVGLNRGLVSDPAAPFGGTKQSGLGREGGHEGMLEFMETQYISASW; this is translated from the coding sequence ATGGATTATACCGATCTCTACATCAACGGCAGCTGGAGCAAAGGCAACGGCGAGCGGTTTGACGTGATCAACCCCGCCACCGAAGAGGTGCTCGCCTCTGTCGCCTCCGCAGATATCGCCGATGCCGATGCCGCGCTCGATGCCGCCGAAGCCGCGATGGCCGACTGGGCCGCTCGCACGCCGCGCCAACGCTCTGAGGTGCTGCGCAAGGCATGGGAGCTGATGACCGCGAAGCTCGACCATTTCGCGCATCTGATCACGCTGGAAAACGGCAAAGCCCGCACAGACGCGATGGGCGAAGCGACCTATGCCGCCGAGTTCTTCCGCTGGTTTGCCGAAGAAGCTGTTCGTGCCGATGGCCTGATTACCCATGCGCCCGCCTCCGGCGCACGGATCATGGTGCAGCACAAGCCTGCGGGCCTCGCTGTGCTGGTCACGCCGTGGAACTACCCCGCTGCGATGGGCACCCGCAAGATCGCTCCAGCGCTGGCCGCTGGTTGCGGTGTGATCATCAAACCTGCCTCCGAGACCCCGCTGACCATGCTGGCGCTGATGCCGCTCTTGGAAGAAGCAGGCGTTCCGGCTGGCCTCGTCAACGTGCTGCCTTCGAAGCGCACAGGCGCGCTTGTCGACCATATGCTGCATGACCCGCGCGTGCGCGTTGTCAGCTTCACCGGCTCCACTGGCGTCGGTCGCAAGCTGCTGCATTCCGCTGCCGATCAGGTGTTGAAACCGGCGATGGAGCTGGGTGGCAACGCGCCTTGTATCGTATTTGACGATGCCGACATGGATACCGCCATCGAAGGCACCATGCTCGCCAAGATGCGCAACCTCGGTGAGGCCTGCACGGCCGCCAACCGTATCTATGTGCATGAGGACGTGGCGGAAGAATTCACCCGCCGCCTGACCGAGCGCATGGAAGCGCTGAAAGTGGGCGACGGAACTGACCCGAGCGTCGATGTTGGCCCGCTCGTCAATGCCGACACCCGCGACAAGGTCGCCGAGTTCGTGGCTGATGCTGTCGCCAAAGGCGCAAAGGTCGAATGCGGTGGCTCGACCCCGAACGGCAAGGGCTTCTTCTACCCGCCGACCGTTCTGTCGAACGTGCCAGAAAACGCAGAATGCGTGCGTGACGAGATCTTCGGACCAGTAGCCGCGATCCAGACCTTCACCGATCAGGAAGACGTGATCCGCCGCGCCAATGATACCGAATACGGGCTTGTTGCCTATGTCTTCTCTGAGGACTTCAAGCGCGCGCTTCAGGTTTGCGAGCGGCTGGACTACGGCATGGTCGGGCTGAACCGTGGCCTCGTCAGCGATCCGGCAGCGCCGTTCGGCGGCACCAAGCAATCGGGCCTCGGGCGCGAAGGCGGCCATGAGGGCATGCTCGAATTCATGGAAACGCAGTACATCTCTGCAAGCTGGTAG